From the genome of Anaerofustis stercorihominis DSM 17244:
TTTTATATTTAATATTGTTATAAATAAGAAACACCTTATTTTTAATATTTTATTATGGTTAGACATTTTAAATATAATGATTTATTAAAGAAAAATGAAAATAAAATAATAAACTATATTTTGAATAATTAATATTAAAAAGAAAAAAATAATTTAAAAGGAGGATATTATGAAAATAAAAAAAAGCGATTTAAATCCGCCGGAAACAGATTTTATGGAAAATAATCATACGGCCTCTCAGACAGAATGTACGGGATTGATGCAAAACATACCAAGAGACGAAGCAGAATTGGAATCTTATCAGGACTTATATCAAATGGAAGTTCCGAATAAACAACAAGATGAACTAGCAGATTTGCAGGAATAAAAAATATAAAACTAAGGTATTAGTGGGATAGTTTACTATGTGCGATTATTTATGAACTTTTGTATTTGTATACCTTAGTTTTATATTTATGAAAGAACACTTAACAAAGAATATTATTATGAAAATTATTTTTGTAATATATTATATGTTCCAAATCATAAATACTATTAATTAACTTTAAATCTTCATCTAAAGCATAAATTATTTTATATAATATATATACCTCGTCTTTTGACCATCCCATAATAATACCCTCACCCCAACTATTTAAAATTTTTCGGATCTTTATTCAAGTAATTACAAATTTCTAAAAACTCATCTGTTTCTAAATTTCTATTACCTAAATTGATACTTTTATTCAAACAATTATATTCAATACCGGTCTCTTTGCAAATATCATTTAAATCAACTTTATTATCTATTACATACTTAGATAATTTATTAGTTGCTATATCACCGAACTTTACACCAACATCAACATCACAATCTTTTTTATATTTTTTATTGAACATTATTTAGACCTTTTCCTCAATTTGAAGAATATTACTAATATGATTATAATATTCATGGCAAATATTGTCAATATATATTCTTCGTTTTGAAGAATATATTGGATATATAATAAATTGTTGACAAAAAAGTGACTTTTTACTATCATTTAGGTATAAGGAGCTGAGGAAATGAATAAAAAACAAATATCTTTAAAACTAAAAGAGCTTCGTCGAAATAATAAATTAACCATAGAAGAAGTAAAAGAGCTACTTGCAGAAAGAGATATAAATGTAGCTGTCAAAACGATATATGGATGGGAAAGCGGTAAACGATTACCTTATCCGGATATATTTCTTACTTTATGCGATATTTACAACGTAGAAGATATATTGATAACCTTTGGAATAAGAGAAGATAACTATAAAATCGAACCTAAAATGATAGCCCGAGAAGACGGACTGAACAAATTTGATATGGGAGAAGAATTAGGACGATTTAATGAAAACACTTCTTTAGTTACATCTGATATTAATTTACTATAACAAAATTCGATTTACAGGACAAGATTAATGACTAAAGAAGAATATAAGAATATCAGAGATTTAGCATGGTATATTTTAAGAGAAACGAAGGTGAAAAAACTTCCCGTTAATATAGTAGAAGTATGTGCTAAATTAGATGTTAAAGTTCGAAGTTATGATAACGATCATAACTTTGCAAAAAATTATAAGAATGGATTTTCTATAATATTAAAAAACGGCGATAAAGTAATCTTCTATAATAAAGCTATAAAAAATAAATATAGAAACAGATTTACCATTGCACATGAGCTTGGACATATAATGCTTGGACATAATATAAATAATAGCGATAAGGAATATAAAATCATGGAGACAGAAGCAAACATGTTTGCAATAAGGATTTTATCACCTTTATGTGTTCTTCACGAAATAAAACTTGATTCGGCAAAGGAATTGGCTGAAATATGCGGATTATCAAAACAGGCAAGCAATATAAGATTTAAAAACTTCGAAAAAGCAGAGATGGAAAACAAATTTTATATGGATCCTAAAGAAATAAAATTAGTAATGCAATTTAAAAACTTTATAAAAAATACAAAAAACAAAGAAATAAGTATAATAAATAAAGCATCTTATAAAATAAGATGCTTTTGTTTTTAATTTTTATCAGTTAATTTTAAGATTGTAAATATAAGCTCATCAACATTAAAAGGTTTTGATACGTAATCATTCATTCCTATGCTTTTGGCTATATCTATATCCTGTACAAAGGCATTAGCAGACAAACCTATTATAGGAATAGTATCTGCGTTTTTATGCTTAGAGTTCCTTATATGTTTACAGGCTTCAAGTCCGTCCATTTCAGGCATTTTAACATCCATTAAAATAACATCGTAATCATTTGAATTTGAGTGCAAAAACTCATCAACGGCTTCCTTACCGTTCCAGACATGTTTGATACTTGCCCCTTTCATTTCAAGCAATGACATAGCTATTTCCGCATTTATTTCATTATCCTCGGCCAATAATACATTAAATCCTGCTAGATTTTTATTGTTATCCATAGAATGAACACTATCCTGATCGTTCATATAATCAGCTTTATCTGTTATGGGAAGTTCAACACTAATCTCAAATTTTGAGCCTTTTCCCTGTTCACTTGAAACATTTATCTTACCATTCATAAGTTTTATAAGATTATGGCTTATGGCAAGTCCAAGTCCCGTACCTGCAAATTGATGAGAAGTCGTGTTTACTTCCTGTTCAAACGGTTCAAATATCTTAGCTAAAAATTCTTTGCTCATACCTATCCCGCTGTCTTCTACGGTTATTGTAAGTAAACATATTTCATCATCTATGATTTTTTGATTTACATCAACATCTATCCTACCATTTGTCCGAGTAAATTTTAATGCATTTGATAATATATTTACCACTACTTGATTTAGTCTAAGTTCATCGCCGATCAAATAAGGTCTTGTTATATTTGATGTAATATTAAAATCAAGGGACGCATCATGTGCACGCTGAGAAAACATTATATATAACCTTTCACAGAAACCGCATAAATCAAAAGTCTGCTTATAAAGTTCTATTTTCCCGTTTTCTATTCTGGACATATCCAATATATCATTTATAAGTGAAAGCAAGTACTCAGAAGATAGTTTGATTTTATTCAAACAGTCCAAAGATTTTTCCGGATTATCATAATTCATACATGCAATATCGGTCATACCGATTATTCCATTCATAGGAGTCCTTATTTCATGTGACATTCTTGATAAAAAGTTGCTTTTTTCTTGGCTGGCAGTCTCAGCCACCTGAAGTTCGATAGACAGTTTTCTTTGTTTCTTTTGAAAGAACAAAAATATTATGACAAATATTATAAATAGTAAGCTTAGAAGAGATAATTCGATAACGGTATTATGCACTTTATTTTCAGAGTAAACTTCCGCTG
Proteins encoded in this window:
- a CDS encoding helix-turn-helix domain-containing protein, translating into MFNKKYKKDCDVDVGVKFGDIATNKLSKYVIDNKVDLNDICKETGIEYNCLNKSINLGNRNLETDEFLEICNYLNKDPKNFK
- a CDS encoding hybrid sensor histidine kinase/response regulator, giving the protein MKHGKYSKVFNIIVPILLFLSFTCISIISLNSINNMQGNARVINYSGIVRGATQRLVKQEMCHNKNDELIGKIDKILKGLSKGSEEFDLIVLSDETFQKDISNMQKKWEVIKEEIYLVRSGKDINKLYSLSEEYFDLADEAVYAAEVYSENKVHNTVIELSLLSLLFIIFVIIFLFFQKKQRKLSIELQVAETASQEKSNFLSRMSHEIRTPMNGIIGMTDIACMNYDNPEKSLDCLNKIKLSSEYLLSLINDILDMSRIENGKIELYKQTFDLCGFCERLYIMFSQRAHDASLDFNITSNITRPYLIGDELRLNQVVVNILSNALKFTRTNGRIDVDVNQKIIDDEICLLTITVEDSGIGMSKEFLAKIFEPFEQEVNTTSHQFAGTGLGLAISHNLIKLMNGKINVSSEQGKGSKFEISVELPITDKADYMNDQDSVHSMDNNKNLAGFNVLLAEDNEINAEIAMSLLEMKGASIKHVWNGKEAVDEFLHSNSNDYDVILMDVKMPEMDGLEACKHIRNSKHKNADTIPIIGLSANAFVQDIDIAKSIGMNDYVSKPFNVDELIFTILKLTDKN
- a CDS encoding helix-turn-helix domain-containing protein, translated to MNKKQISLKLKELRRNNKLTIEEVKELLAERDINVAVKTIYGWESGKRLPYPDIFLTLCDIYNVEDILITFGIREDNYKIEPKMIAREDGLNKFDMGEELGRFNENTSLVTSDINLL
- a CDS encoding ImmA/IrrE family metallo-endopeptidase encodes the protein MTKEEYKNIRDLAWYILRETKVKKLPVNIVEVCAKLDVKVRSYDNDHNFAKNYKNGFSIILKNGDKVIFYNKAIKNKYRNRFTIAHELGHIMLGHNINNSDKEYKIMETEANMFAIRILSPLCVLHEIKLDSAKELAEICGLSKQASNIRFKNFEKAEMENKFYMDPKEIKLVMQFKNFIKNTKNKEISIINKASYKIRCFCF